A single window of Neisseria sp. KEM232 DNA harbors:
- the cyaY gene encoding iron donor protein CyaY, with the protein MMTESEFLQHSDALFAYIEDEIDGSGLDFDCQRAGNVLTIEAEDGTQVIVNRHTPNQELWIAAKSGGYHFAEQNGRWLATRDGQEFFAVLSEVLSAACGETVDIAPFAG; encoded by the coding sequence ATGATGACGGAAAGTGAATTTTTGCAGCATTCGGACGCGCTGTTTGCCTATATAGAAGACGAAATCGACGGCAGCGGCTTGGACTTCGACTGCCAGCGCGCGGGCAATGTGCTGACGATAGAGGCGGAAGACGGCACGCAGGTGATTGTCAACCGCCACACGCCCAATCAGGAATTGTGGATTGCGGCCAAAAGCGGCGGCTACCATTTCGCCGAGCAGAACGGCCGATGGCTCGCCACGCGCGACGGGCAGGAGTTTTTCGCCGTACTCTCCGAAGTGCTGTCCGCCGCCTGCGGCGAAACGGTCGATATTGCGCCGTTTGCCGGATGA
- a CDS encoding HEPN domain-containing protein, producing the protein MTANLDSTNSYYRQHRDTYPESFRLRIHRALSWLKAAAEAQRPSENSEGLDFRFIALWIAFNAAYANEIDRHSMPTERSDFRQFLQTVCSLDKERLLYKLVWQTYSGSIRTLLDNRYTFLPFWDFHNGKISEAAWQEDFARAKKKAHAALAAQDTDTVLAVLFDRLYTLRNQMVHGGATFGSSANRRQLKDACHILADLIPAVLHIMQQHPQRDWGRPFYPYVKDNG; encoded by the coding sequence ATGACGGCAAATCTTGACAGCACCAACTCCTACTACCGCCAACACCGCGACACCTACCCCGAATCCTTCCGCCTGCGCATCCACCGCGCGCTAAGCTGGCTCAAAGCCGCCGCAGAGGCGCAAAGGCCGTCTGAAAACAGCGAAGGTTTGGATTTCCGCTTTATCGCCCTGTGGATTGCCTTTAACGCCGCCTACGCCAATGAAATCGACAGGCATTCGATGCCCACGGAGCGCAGCGATTTCAGGCAGTTTCTGCAAACCGTGTGCAGCCTGGACAAGGAGCGGCTGCTCTATAAGCTGGTTTGGCAGACCTATTCGGGCAGCATCCGCACCTTGCTGGACAACCGCTACACCTTCCTGCCCTTTTGGGATTTCCACAACGGCAAAATCAGCGAGGCCGCATGGCAGGAGGATTTTGCCCGCGCCAAAAAGAAAGCGCATGCCGCATTGGCCGCGCAGGATACCGATACCGTGCTGGCCGTGTTGTTCGACCGTCTTTACACCCTGCGCAACCAGATGGTGCACGGCGGCGCGACCTTCGGCAGCAGTGCCAACCGCCGCCAGCTTAAAGACGCCTGCCATATCCTCGCCGACCTGATTCCCGCCGTGCTGCACATCATGCAGCAGCACCCGCAGCGCGATTGGGGCAGGCCGTTTTATCCTTATGTCAAAGACAACGGTTAG
- the lysA gene encoding diaminopimelate decarboxylase yields the protein MTLRCENLSYTELAERYGTPLYVYSQAALDQAYAAYQTAFAALNPLICYAVKANGNLAVIRRFAELGSGFDIVSGGELARVLAAGGSAAKTIFSGVGKSEAEIEFALKAGIKCFNVESLPELERINDVAGRLNLRAPVSLRINPDVDAQTHPYISTGLKENKFGIAMRDAEAAYRRAAELPHLRVVGIDCHIGSQLIKLDPLVEACERILSLADRLAAQGIALQHIDLGGGVGIVYRDEDTPDLAAYAAAVRELIGSRTLGLILEPGRSLVGNAGVLLTRVEYVKHNENKNFVITDAAMNDLMRPALYQAYHHIEPAETPSAAPFAADIVGPICETGDFLAKDRSIAAQADDLLVVHSAGAYASSMAGNYNTRPRAAEVLVCGSQARLVRRRETIEEMLANERECLNAAD from the coding sequence ATGACCCTGCGCTGCGAAAACCTCAGCTACACCGAGCTGGCCGAACGCTACGGCACGCCGCTTTACGTTTACAGCCAAGCCGCCCTCGACCAAGCCTACGCCGCCTACCAAACCGCCTTTGCCGCCCTCAACCCCCTCATCTGCTACGCCGTCAAAGCCAACGGTAACCTGGCCGTTATCCGCCGCTTCGCCGAGCTGGGCAGCGGCTTCGACATCGTTTCCGGCGGCGAACTCGCCCGCGTCCTGGCCGCAGGCGGCAGCGCGGCGAAAACCATTTTCTCCGGCGTCGGCAAAAGCGAGGCCGAAATCGAGTTTGCCCTCAAAGCGGGCATCAAGTGTTTCAACGTCGAGAGCCTGCCCGAGCTCGAACGCATCAACGACGTTGCAGGCCGTCTGAACCTGCGCGCGCCCGTTTCCCTGCGCATCAATCCCGATGTGGACGCGCAAACCCATCCCTATATCTCCACCGGCCTGAAAGAAAACAAATTCGGCATCGCCATGCGCGACGCCGAAGCCGCCTACCGCCGCGCCGCCGAACTGCCGCACCTGCGCGTCGTCGGCATCGACTGCCACATCGGTTCGCAGCTCATCAAACTCGACCCGCTCGTCGAAGCCTGCGAACGCATCCTTAGTCTCGCCGACCGCCTCGCCGCGCAGGGCATCGCCTTGCAGCACATCGACTTGGGCGGCGGCGTCGGCATCGTCTACCGCGACGAAGACACACCCGATCTCGCCGCCTACGCCGCCGCCGTGCGCGAACTTATCGGCAGCCGCACACTCGGCCTGATACTCGAACCCGGCCGCAGCCTCGTCGGCAACGCGGGCGTTCTGCTCACCCGCGTCGAATACGTCAAACACAACGAAAACAAAAACTTCGTTATCACCGACGCCGCCATGAACGATTTGATGCGCCCCGCCCTCTATCAGGCCTACCACCACATCGAACCTGCCGAAACGCCGTCCGCCGCCCCCTTCGCCGCCGACATCGTCGGCCCGATTTGCGAAACGGGCGACTTCCTCGCCAAAGACCGCAGCATCGCGGCACAGGCGGACGATTTGCTGGTTGTGCACAGCGCGGGGGCTTACGCCTCGAGCATGGCGGGCAACTACAACACCCGCCCCCGCGCCGCCGAAGTGCTGGTTTGCGGCAGCCAAGCCCGCCTTGTGCGCCGCCGCGAAACCATCGAAGAAATGCTGGCCAACGAAAGGGAATGCCTGAACGCGGCGGACTGA
- a CDS encoding GTPase family protein, whose product MFNIFDVLENSEIQGLSKSQLRELTNRLRSTKVNVLLVGGTGVGKSSTINGLFKDNRAPVGQGAEPETAELKAYKWDNLIIWDTPGFGDSAANDRRYKEQIEKKLHEKDENGQPLIDMVLLILDGASRDFSSAYTIIKEVISPNLAEADKNRLLVAINKADMANSGRGWDSENNRPTKKLETILQEKLESTRKRIQEDTGLNADMIYYVAGFKDGDETQQPYNMEKLLSHILTHLPLKKRAIVMQDVNQDESVFQDNDKDYQDEIKEKIEESLWENIKLFATDMGLKIIDSTKEVAEKTVDFAKDTVVAVLSSKEAREAAFNWAISLFKEKANKNNE is encoded by the coding sequence ATGTTTAATATTTTTGATGTTTTGGAAAACAGTGAAATTCAAGGTTTAAGCAAATCGCAACTTAGAGAATTAACCAACAGACTGCGAAGCACCAAAGTCAATGTTCTGCTGGTTGGCGGAACAGGTGTCGGCAAAAGCTCTACCATTAACGGGCTGTTCAAAGATAATCGTGCACCTGTCGGACAAGGCGCAGAACCCGAAACTGCCGAACTTAAAGCCTACAAATGGGACAACCTGATTATTTGGGACACTCCGGGATTTGGCGACTCTGCTGCTAATGACCGGCGTTATAAGGAGCAAATCGAGAAAAAACTGCATGAAAAGGATGAAAACGGCCAGCCGTTAATCGATATGGTGCTGCTGATATTGGACGGCGCCAGCCGCGACTTTAGCTCTGCCTACACCATTATCAAAGAAGTTATCAGCCCGAATTTAGCCGAAGCAGATAAAAACCGCCTATTGGTTGCCATCAATAAAGCCGATATGGCCAACAGCGGGCGCGGATGGGACAGCGAAAACAACCGTCCCACTAAAAAATTGGAAACCATATTACAGGAAAAACTCGAATCCACCCGCAAACGGATTCAGGAAGATACCGGTTTGAATGCCGACATGATTTACTATGTGGCTGGTTTTAAAGACGGAGACGAAACACAACAGCCGTACAATATGGAAAAACTACTGAGCCATATCCTGACCCATCTGCCATTGAAAAAAAGGGCAATCGTCATGCAGGATGTAAATCAGGACGAGTCTGTTTTTCAAGATAATGACAAAGACTATCAAGATGAAATAAAAGAAAAAATTGAAGAATCTCTTTGGGAAAACATCAAATTGTTTGCAACGGATATGGGGCTTAAAATTATTGACTCCACCAAAGAGGTAGCAGAAAAAACTGTTGATTTTGCAAAAGATACAGTTGTTGCCGTACTTTCATCAAAAGAAGCTCGTGAAGCCGCTTTTAACTGGGCTATATCGCTGTTTAAAGAAAAAGCAAACAAAAATAACGAATAA
- a CDS encoding leucyl aminopeptidase, whose protein sequence is MEFITKAESLQPQAAGAVLYIVPAGITVRTDETAALLLASLENGDTFAAAQTVSEGKLRAVAVCRPAAFARAELEKAAAEAAAWAQKQESIAVDLSALSAAEAALTAEVSALAFGAAVYRFDRFKKEAKPAKLQSAAFYAPEHAAVVQTALAAAEAALYGINLCKDLGNTAPNVCTPQYLAETAKAEAEKFGASAKILDKEYIREHMGAFWSVAKGSVQNPYLIEMRWMGASDPAAAPVVLVGKGITFDSGGISLKPGEAMDEMKYDMCGAASVIGTFVAAVKARLPVNLIAVVPTCENMPDAGASKPGDIVTAMNGTTIEILNTDAEGRLILCDALTYAAQFEPAAVIDVATLTGACIIALGHTASGLLANNQELADQLLAAARAANDKAWQLPLFPEYKEQLKSNFADLQNIGGRPAGTITAAAFLSHFTETYPWAHLDIAGTAWKSGKEKGATGRPVPLLLEFLRNRA, encoded by the coding sequence ATGGAATTTATCACAAAAGCCGAATCTTTGCAGCCGCAGGCCGCAGGCGCAGTGCTCTATATCGTGCCCGCAGGCATCACCGTCCGCACCGACGAAACCGCCGCCCTGCTGCTTGCTTCGCTGGAAAACGGCGACACCTTCGCCGCCGCGCAAACCGTGTCCGAAGGCAAACTGCGCGCCGTCGCCGTCTGCCGCCCCGCCGCCTTTGCCCGCGCCGAGCTGGAAAAAGCCGCCGCCGAAGCCGCCGCCTGGGCGCAGAAGCAGGAAAGCATTGCCGTCGATTTGTCCGCCCTCTCCGCCGCCGAAGCCGCCCTGACTGCCGAAGTGTCCGCCCTCGCCTTCGGCGCGGCCGTTTACCGTTTCGACCGCTTCAAAAAAGAAGCCAAACCCGCCAAGCTGCAAAGCGCCGCTTTTTACGCCCCCGAACACGCCGCCGTCGTTCAGACGGCCTTAGCCGCCGCCGAAGCCGCCCTCTACGGCATCAACCTGTGCAAAGACCTCGGCAATACCGCCCCCAATGTCTGCACCCCGCAATACCTCGCCGAAACCGCCAAAGCCGAAGCCGAAAAATTCGGCGCCTCGGCCAAAATCCTCGATAAAGAATACATCCGCGAACACATGGGCGCGTTTTGGTCTGTCGCCAAAGGCAGCGTGCAAAACCCCTACCTGATCGAGATGCGCTGGATGGGCGCCTCCGACCCCGCCGCCGCGCCTGTCGTCCTCGTCGGCAAAGGCATCACCTTCGATTCAGGCGGCATCTCCCTCAAACCCGGCGAAGCAATGGACGAAATGAAATATGATATGTGCGGCGCGGCAAGCGTAATCGGCACATTCGTTGCTGCCGTCAAAGCCAGGCTTCCCGTCAACCTGATTGCCGTCGTCCCCACCTGCGAAAATATGCCCGACGCCGGCGCAAGCAAACCCGGCGACATCGTCACCGCCATGAACGGCACCACGATCGAAATCCTCAATACCGACGCCGAAGGCCGCCTCATCCTCTGCGACGCCCTCACCTACGCCGCACAATTCGAGCCTGCCGCCGTGATCGACGTCGCCACCCTCACCGGCGCCTGCATCATCGCCCTCGGCCACACCGCCAGCGGCCTGCTGGCCAACAACCAGGAGTTGGCCGACCAACTCCTCGCCGCCGCCCGCGCCGCCAACGACAAAGCCTGGCAGCTCCCCCTGTTCCCCGAATACAAAGAACAGCTCAAATCCAACTTTGCCGACCTGCAAAACATTGGCGGCCGACCCGCCGGCACGATTACCGCCGCCGCCTTCCTGTCGCACTTCACCGAAACCTACCCGTGGGCACACCTCGACATCGCCGGCACCGCCTGGAAATCCGGCAAAGAAAAAGGCGCCACCGGCCGCCCCGTCCCCCTCCTGCTGGAATTCCTGCGCAACAGAGCGTAA
- the murU gene encoding N-acetylmuramate alpha-1-phosphate uridylyltransferase MurU — protein MKAMILAAGRGERMRPLTDTTPKPLLQVGREPLIGWHLRRLKAAGIEEIVINHAWLGRQIEERLGSGADYGVSIAYSPEGGQGLETAGGIATALPLLGNEPFLVVNGDVFTDIDFAAAVHQAETLLSDGLAHLWLTANPPHHPEGDFVLRADGRVHSEGEGVRLTFSGCGLYRPELFAATPPRQAAKLAPLLRLAMTQNRVGGTHHTGLWLDVGTQERLEEARRLAADCQI, from the coding sequence ATGAAAGCGATGATACTGGCCGCCGGGCGCGGCGAAAGAATGCGCCCGCTTACCGACACCACGCCCAAGCCCCTGTTGCAGGTCGGGCGCGAGCCCCTTATCGGCTGGCACCTGCGCCGCCTCAAAGCCGCGGGCATCGAAGAAATCGTGATTAACCATGCCTGGCTCGGCCGCCAAATCGAAGAGCGTTTGGGCAGCGGCGCGGACTACGGCGTCTCCATCGCCTACTCGCCCGAAGGCGGTCAGGGTTTGGAAACCGCGGGCGGCATCGCCACCGCCCTGCCGCTGCTGGGGAACGAACCGTTTTTGGTCGTCAACGGCGACGTGTTCACCGACATCGACTTCGCCGCCGCCGTGCACCAGGCCGAAACCCTGCTTTCAGACGGCCTCGCCCACCTCTGGCTCACCGCCAACCCGCCGCACCATCCCGAAGGCGATTTCGTCCTGCGGGCAGACGGGCGCGTGCACAGCGAAGGCGAAGGCGTGCGTCTGACCTTCAGCGGCTGCGGCCTCTACCGCCCCGAACTCTTCGCCGCAACGCCGCCGCGCCAAGCGGCCAAACTCGCGCCGCTGCTGCGCCTTGCCATGACGCAAAACCGCGTCGGCGGCACGCACCATACGGGATTGTGGCTCGACGTCGGCACGCAGGAGCGGCTGGAAGAAGCGCGGCGTCTGGCGGCAGATTGCCAAATATAA
- a CDS encoding YafY family protein: MASPSKNQLKIAERLADILTRLNNGEILVPQQLAAKYEISLRTIQRDIGRLSHLLDKNSKGYFIDKNRHGHLGAGEIERICRFASIQDLFPEPDRKFFREALRQSVTVKGFQYEDIKERQNEFDLITQAVEQRNILSFAYVKTDGSIKNYRLEPYRLVNKNGIWYLAGLDCGKQKTFCFSQIRNPQKERDTFLFDEDLSRRIEESDSLYHGNHIGEIVVRIAARAAPYFTRRALLPNQETVRSLEDGSLLLACKNVSPMEVVPIVQYWIPHVSIVSPAGLQEQMERKLRAYLDGKDEKWER; encoded by the coding sequence ATGGCTTCACCCAGCAAAAACCAGCTCAAAATCGCCGAAAGACTGGCCGACATCCTCACCCGCCTCAACAACGGCGAAATCCTCGTTCCGCAGCAACTGGCCGCCAAATACGAAATCTCATTGCGCACCATCCAGCGCGACATCGGCCGCCTCTCCCACCTGCTCGACAAAAACAGCAAAGGCTACTTCATCGACAAAAACCGCCACGGCCACCTCGGCGCGGGCGAAATCGAACGCATCTGCCGCTTCGCCAGCATTCAAGACCTCTTCCCCGAACCCGACCGCAAATTCTTCCGCGAAGCCCTGCGCCAAAGCGTCACCGTCAAAGGCTTCCAATACGAAGACATCAAAGAGCGCCAAAACGAATTCGACCTCATCACCCAAGCCGTCGAACAGCGCAACATCCTCTCCTTCGCCTACGTCAAAACCGACGGCAGCATCAAAAACTACCGCCTCGAACCCTACCGCCTCGTCAACAAAAACGGCATCTGGTACCTCGCCGGCCTCGATTGCGGCAAACAGAAAACCTTCTGTTTCAGCCAAATCCGCAACCCGCAAAAAGAGCGCGACACCTTCCTGTTCGACGAAGACCTCTCCCGCCGCATCGAAGAGAGCGACAGCCTCTACCACGGCAACCACATCGGCGAAATCGTAGTCCGCATCGCCGCACGCGCCGCCCCCTACTTCACCCGCCGCGCCCTGCTGCCCAACCAGGAAACCGTGCGCAGCCTCGAAGACGGCAGCCTGCTTCTGGCCTGCAAAAACGTCAGCCCGATGGAAGTCGTGCCCATCGTCCAATACTGGATACCCCACGTCTCCATCGTCAGCCCCGCTGGTTTGCAGGAACAGATGGAACGCAAACTGCGCGCCTATCTCGACGGAAAGGATGAAAAATGGGAAAGATGA
- the lptG gene encoding LPS export ABC transporter permease LptG: MKLIARYLVRQLAGASLYAMFALLTLYSFFDIVGEVGDIGEGSYNGVKMMQYVLLQIPDHAYQMMPLAVLIGGLIALSRLAANSELTVIKTSGMSTAGLISILLAFGLIFACGTAVLGEWAAPAANRYAENLKTTAKNGRISTGAEGLWIKEKSTIVNVREMLPDQSLRGIKAFRLNDAFQLAESWQADAATVAADGTWHLQNVRRSILEKERVRTERHDSENWQADIRSGLLDVLLVSPNQMSVTALTAYIAHLEDNRQKTDLYRIEWWRKLMYPVATVVMALVALAFTPQSTRHGNMGLKLFGGICLGLAFHFAGRLFGFTSQLYGIPPFIAAVLPTLIFAVWAVWLIRRQEAR, encoded by the coding sequence ATGAAACTCATCGCCCGCTATCTCGTCAGGCAGCTTGCCGGCGCCAGCCTTTATGCCATGTTTGCCCTGCTTACCCTCTACAGCTTTTTCGACATCGTCGGCGAAGTGGGCGACATCGGCGAAGGCAGCTACAACGGCGTCAAAATGATGCAGTACGTCCTGCTGCAAATTCCCGACCACGCCTATCAGATGATGCCGCTGGCCGTCTTAATCGGCGGCCTCATCGCCCTCAGCCGCCTCGCCGCCAACAGCGAGCTCACCGTGATCAAAACCAGCGGCATGAGCACCGCCGGACTCATCTCCATCCTCCTTGCCTTCGGCCTGATTTTCGCCTGCGGCACCGCCGTTCTCGGCGAATGGGCCGCGCCTGCCGCCAACCGCTACGCCGAAAACCTGAAAACCACCGCCAAAAACGGCCGCATCAGCACCGGCGCCGAAGGCCTGTGGATTAAAGAAAAAAGCACCATCGTCAACGTGCGCGAAATGCTGCCCGACCAAAGCCTGCGCGGCATCAAAGCCTTCCGCCTCAACGACGCCTTCCAACTGGCCGAAAGCTGGCAGGCCGACGCCGCCACAGTTGCCGCCGACGGCACATGGCATCTGCAGAACGTCCGTCGCAGCATCCTCGAAAAAGAGCGCGTGCGCACCGAGCGGCACGACAGCGAAAACTGGCAGGCCGACATCCGCAGCGGCCTGCTCGACGTCCTCCTCGTCAGCCCCAACCAAATGTCCGTCACCGCGCTGACCGCCTACATCGCCCACCTCGAAGACAACCGCCAGAAAACCGACCTCTACCGCATCGAATGGTGGCGCAAACTCATGTATCCCGTCGCCACCGTCGTCATGGCGCTTGTCGCACTCGCCTTCACCCCGCAATCGACGCGCCACGGCAATATGGGGCTCAAACTCTTCGGCGGCATCTGCCTCGGCCTCGCCTTCCACTTCGCCGGACGCCTGTTCGGCTTCACCAGCCAGCTCTACGGCATCCCGCCCTTTATCGCCGCCGTGCTGCCCACCCTGATCTTCGCCGTTTGGGCGGTGTGGCTGATACGCAGGCAGGAAGCGCGTTAG
- the lptF gene encoding LPS export ABC transporter permease LptF: MIYRQNFIKELTFAAVGIFAVVLAVLVSTQAVNLLGRAADGRVAVDAVAALIGFWTLGMTPLLLVLTAYISTLAVLTRFWRDSEMSVWLSCGLSLKQWLRPVLAFALPFAVLIAVMQLSVLPWAELRSREFAELLKQKQELSLVEEGEFRTLGKRNGRVYFVETFNTESGVMKNLFLREQDSKGRENVVFAKEGRFALNDHKRTLELTQGYRYSGIPGEADYNRVGFERLSLVISTTPKIINPIDHRRTIPTARLIGSDNPQYRAELMWRVSLPLAALILAVLAVPLSYYNPRTGHTYNILFAIGFFLIYQNGLTFLRNAIENGKIGFWAGLLPPHLAMLAAAFLLLRIRSMPAQPFGQALKAALKGSKP, encoded by the coding sequence ATGATTTACCGCCAAAACTTCATTAAAGAACTCACCTTCGCCGCCGTCGGCATTTTTGCCGTGGTGCTGGCGGTGCTGGTGTCCACGCAGGCCGTGAACCTGCTCGGCCGCGCCGCCGACGGGCGCGTGGCGGTGGACGCCGTTGCCGCGCTGATCGGCTTCTGGACGCTGGGCATGACGCCGCTTCTGCTGGTGCTCACCGCCTATATTTCCACCCTCGCCGTGCTCACGCGCTTTTGGCGCGACAGCGAAATGTCGGTGTGGCTCTCCTGCGGCCTGTCGCTGAAACAGTGGCTGCGTCCCGTGCTTGCCTTCGCCCTGCCCTTTGCCGTGCTGATTGCCGTGATGCAGCTTTCCGTTTTGCCGTGGGCGGAACTGCGCAGCCGCGAGTTTGCCGAACTTTTGAAGCAGAAGCAGGAACTGTCGCTGGTGGAAGAGGGCGAGTTCCGCACGCTGGGCAAACGCAACGGCCGCGTGTATTTCGTCGAAACCTTCAACACCGAATCGGGCGTGATGAAAAACCTCTTTCTGCGCGAGCAGGATAGTAAAGGACGGGAAAACGTCGTCTTCGCCAAAGAAGGCCGCTTCGCCCTCAACGACCACAAACGCACGCTCGAACTGACGCAGGGTTACCGTTACAGCGGCATCCCCGGCGAAGCCGATTACAACCGCGTCGGCTTCGAGCGCCTCAGCCTCGTCATCAGCACCACGCCGAAAATCATCAACCCCATCGACCACCGCCGCACCATTCCCACCGCCCGCCTTATCGGCAGCGACAACCCGCAATACCGCGCCGAACTGATGTGGCGCGTCAGCCTGCCGCTGGCCGCGCTCATCCTCGCCGTGCTTGCCGTGCCGCTCTCCTATTACAACCCACGCACCGGCCATACCTACAACATCCTGTTTGCCATCGGCTTTTTCCTGATTTACCAAAACGGCCTCACCTTCCTGCGCAACGCCATCGAAAACGGCAAAATCGGCTTTTGGGCGGGACTCCTGCCGCCGCATCTTGCCATGCTGGCCGCCGCCTTCCTGTTGCTGCGCATCCGCTCCATGCCTGCGCAGCCCTTCGGCCAAGCGCTCAAAGCCGCCCTGAAAGGCAGCAAACCATGA
- a CDS encoding DUF3944 domain-containing protein yields the protein MAYREDKDLEFLAEMESRDLNDLVYCLIYDTDGKERITEELSKSESYKKYVPDHQKYWQEIAAEIQTFGANSFATMARGGKGVLYREVLSDVAEKMKVKFDKNVSTADLESALLEKILETGASKLDSKDLQKLANKIGISSATSLSKEALLAAFITAFRSGGIQSYQLASIIIDSALTAILGRGLAVAGSSLLARTVSFLTGPIGWAIIGAWTAIDFAGPAYRVTIPAVLNIAWLRRQDELEKKHLLTEYQRELERYKREESDLTSQ from the coding sequence ATGGCATATCGTGAAGACAAAGATCTAGAATTTCTTGCGGAAATGGAAAGCCGTGATTTGAATGATTTGGTGTACTGCCTAATCTACGATACCGATGGCAAAGAACGGATTACCGAAGAATTAAGCAAATCTGAATCCTACAAAAAATACGTTCCCGATCATCAGAAATACTGGCAGGAGATTGCTGCTGAAATCCAAACGTTTGGCGCAAACTCCTTTGCCACAATGGCACGCGGCGGAAAAGGCGTGCTTTATCGGGAAGTTTTGTCTGATGTGGCTGAAAAAATGAAAGTCAAATTTGACAAAAACGTATCAACTGCTGATTTGGAAAGTGCACTTTTAGAGAAAATCCTTGAGACTGGCGCCAGCAAACTCGATAGCAAAGATTTACAGAAATTAGCGAACAAAATCGGTATTTCTTCTGCCACTTCCCTGAGCAAAGAAGCATTGCTAGCGGCATTTATCACTGCTTTTCGTTCGGGCGGCATTCAATCTTACCAATTGGCATCAATCATTATTGATAGCGCATTGACTGCTATTCTTGGCAGAGGCTTGGCCGTTGCAGGCAGCTCTTTATTGGCTCGAACAGTATCTTTTCTTACCGGTCCAATTGGTTGGGCAATTATAGGGGCATGGACAGCGATTGATTTCGCAGGGCCGGCCTACCGTGTAACCATTCCTGCCGTATTAAATATTGCCTGGCTGCGTCGACAGGACGAATTAGAGAAAAAACATCTACTTACCGAATACCAACGTGAATTGGAGAGGTACAAACGCGAAGAAAGCGATTTAACCTCCCAGTAA
- a CDS encoding lipoprotein, translating into MKTPVAAALAALLLLAACGFKGDLYLPKENDKAGFGAVQTGLKKPVRPAKTPAQSTETRP; encoded by the coding sequence ATGAAAACCCCCGTCGCGGCCGCTTTGGCCGCCCTTCTGCTGCTGGCCGCCTGCGGCTTCAAAGGCGACCTCTATCTGCCCAAAGAAAACGACAAAGCGGGCTTCGGCGCGGTACAAACCGGTCTGAAAAAACCCGTCCGCCCCGCCAAAACACCCGCACAATCCACGGAAACCCGACCATGA